In Campylobacter vicugnae, a genomic segment contains:
- a CDS encoding ABC transporter ATP-binding protein: MIIGKDIVTTYNGITIHEGANFHIKSDEIYGLLGGSGSGKTTLLKTMIFLKEPTSGSVKINGVDIWRALPKEQQDMKLQIGVMFQFGALFSNMNVLDNIGIMLREYSEFDPNDIDEIAKMWLIKVGLKPNSMTLYPSELSGGMKKRVALARALALSPRVLFLDEPNSGLDPISARAMDRLICDIRDSLGITVVMVTHDIDSIFNILDRFLIVDNKKIVFEGDLKQALEFKDNPLKDLFAMR, from the coding sequence ATGATAATTGGCAAAGATATAGTAACTACATATAATGGCATAACTATTCATGAAGGTGCAAATTTTCATATAAAAAGTGATGAAATTTATGGCCTTTTAGGCGGATCTGGAAGTGGTAAAACTACACTGCTTAAGACAATGATATTTTTAAAAGAACCAACTAGTGGAAGTGTAAAGATTAATGGAGTAGATATCTGGAGAGCCTTACCAAAAGAGCAGCAAGATATGAAGTTGCAAATTGGAGTTATGTTTCAATTTGGTGCGCTTTTTAGCAATATGAATGTGCTTGATAATATTGGAATTATGCTTAGAGAGTATAGTGAATTTGATCCAAACGATATAGATGAGATAGCTAAAATGTGGCTTATAAAAGTTGGCCTAAAGCCAAATTCAATGACCCTATATCCAAGCGAACTAAGTGGTGGAATGAAAAAAAGAGTTGCTCTTGCTAGGGCTTTGGCTCTTAGTCCTAGGGTGCTATTTTTAGATGAGCCAAATTCTGGCTTAGATCCTATAAGTGCTAGAGCGATGGATAGATTAATATGCGATATTAGAGATAGTTTAGGTATTACTGTGGTGATGGTAACTCATGATATAGATAGTATATTTAATATTTTAGATAGATTTTTAATAGTTGATAATAAAAAGATTGTATTTGAAGGAGACCTAAAACAGGCTTTAGAGTTCAAGGATAATCCTTTAAAAGATCTATTTGCGATGAGGTAA
- a CDS encoding MlaD family protein, translating into MENKNSYFIAGLFFCLVVGFIGLFLLFMQGYNSKDKRDYYILTKELPNGVKKDTEVRFIGVPIGHVKDIYFSDPSSATIEICLSVDANLPIKVDSQAIVERFGISGIAHINITKGSDSARIFNKNERAQISLGEGLLDKIGSRTANLAVSLDKIANKIDLVLKDENLDKLLNSIDRLNAFMNTIASDDNLIKINEFISNSHSITQDIKSANLAQVIANLDKTINDIDVVWNNIDKRIQDGQIDFKSMLSPTLNSAQQSIDNLNDLLLQIKNNLNNLEDNPYEFFFKNREN; encoded by the coding sequence ATGGAAAATAAAAACTCATATTTTATAGCTGGATTATTTTTTTGTCTGGTTGTAGGATTTATCGGGCTGTTTTTGCTCTTTATGCAAGGATATAATAGCAAAGATAAAAGAGATTATTATATATTGACAAAAGAGCTGCCAAATGGTGTGAAAAAAGACACTGAAGTACGCTTCATAGGTGTTCCAATAGGGCATGTTAAAGATATATATTTTAGCGATCCAAGCTCTGCTACTATTGAGATTTGCCTTAGCGTGGATGCTAATTTACCTATAAAGGTTGATAGTCAAGCTATAGTGGAGAGATTTGGTATTAGCGGGATTGCGCATATTAATATTACAAAAGGTAGCGATTCAGCTAGAATTTTTAATAAAAATGAAAGAGCTCAAATTAGCTTAGGTGAGGGTTTATTAGATAAAATAGGCTCAAGAACGGCAAATTTGGCTGTAAGTTTAGATAAAATTGCCAATAAAATAGATCTAGTTTTAAAAGATGAAAATCTTGATAAACTACTAAATTCAATTGATCGTTTAAATGCTTTTATGAATACCATAGCAAGTGATGATAATTTAATCAAAATTAATGAGTTTATTTCAAATTCACACTCTATAACTCAAGATATAAAAAGCGCGAATTTAGCTCAAGTCATAGCAAATCTAGATAAAACAATAAATGATATAGATGTGGTGTGGAATAATATTGATAAACGCATACAAGATGGTCAAATAGATTTTAAATCAATGCTATCTCCGACTCTAAATTCAGCTCAACAAAGTATAGATAATTTAAACGATCTATTATTGCAAATAAAAAATAATCTAAATAATTTGGAGGATAATCCTTATGAGTTTTTCTTTAAAAATAGAGAAAATTAG
- a CDS encoding rhodanese-like domain-containing protein yields the protein MNIANSKIVDIRLPSEWLEFGILEGSHLITYENLSGKVNPLFVSSVENIFKKDDEFYLMCATANRSKDAMKLLQKHGFKNVKEIRGGAYYYEKMGAKFDKFEL from the coding sequence ATGAATATAGCAAATAGTAAAATAGTAGATATTCGCCTACCTAGCGAATGGTTGGAATTTGGGATTTTAGAAGGGTCGCATTTGATTACTTATGAGAATTTAAGTGGCAAGGTTAATCCGCTTTTTGTAAGCTCTGTGGAGAATATTTTTAAAAAAGATGATGAATTTTATCTTATGTGTGCTACGGCAAATAGATCTAAAGATGCGATGAAGTTGCTACAAAAGCACGGATTTAAAAATGTAAAAGAGATTAGAGGCGGGGCGTATTATTACGAAAAAATGGGCGCTAAATTTGATAAATTTGAGTTATAG
- the der gene encoding ribosome biogenesis GTPase Der, which produces MKEVILVGRPNVGKSSLFNRLAKQRIAITSDVSGTTRDTNKTQIQIDDKSCILIDSGGIDDSNELFINVKNNTLNAAKCADIIIFMVDGKMLPDDIDKKLFYSLLKLNKPIALVINKVDSKKDEERSWEFNEFGANVVFNISVSHASGVDEMCEWIYKQLPQANLKADIDDFDEFLEDFNEQGELDLDNKAIDYENKNIKVGIVGRVNVGKSSLLNALVKDDRSVVSSIAGTTIDPVNESFVYNDRVFEFVDTAGIRKRGKIEGIEKYALNRTQKILEVADIALLVLDASEPFTELDERIAGLVGKFELGVIIVLNKWDKDHDEFDKVAFEIRDRFKFLAYAPIISVSALGGKRIHKLYPLIQEIYQNYTQRIKTSELNALIEEAVRTHPIPRDHGKIVKIFYAAQFGFAPPKIALVMNKPRSLHFSYKRYLLNKLRERFNLNGTPVVLIPKNKGKSETDI; this is translated from the coding sequence ATGAAGGAAGTGATACTAGTAGGCCGTCCAAATGTCGGCAAAAGCTCGCTTTTTAATCGCTTAGCAAAGCAAAGAATTGCCATAACTAGCGATGTTAGCGGCACTACCAGAGATACAAATAAAACTCAAATTCAAATCGATGATAAAAGCTGCATACTCATAGATAGTGGCGGAATAGATGATAGTAATGAGCTTTTTATCAATGTCAAAAATAATACTCTAAATGCCGCAAAATGTGCTGATATAATAATCTTTATGGTAGATGGAAAGATGTTACCAGATGATATAGATAAAAAATTATTTTATAGCTTATTAAAACTAAATAAACCAATAGCGCTAGTAATAAATAAAGTAGATAGTAAAAAAGATGAAGAGCGTAGTTGGGAATTTAATGAATTTGGTGCTAACGTAGTATTTAATATCTCTGTAAGCCACGCTAGTGGAGTTGATGAGATGTGCGAGTGGATTTACAAGCAGCTGCCACAAGCAAATTTAAAAGCTGACATAGATGATTTTGATGAGTTTTTAGAAGATTTTAATGAACAAGGTGAACTAGACCTTGATAATAAAGCCATAGATTATGAAAATAAAAACATCAAAGTCGGTATCGTAGGTCGTGTAAATGTAGGCAAATCAAGCCTATTAAACGCACTTGTTAAAGATGATCGCTCAGTAGTTAGTAGCATTGCTGGCACAACAATTGATCCGGTAAATGAGAGCTTTGTATATAATGATAGAGTTTTTGAGTTTGTCGATACTGCTGGCATTAGAAAGCGTGGAAAGATAGAAGGTATAGAAAAATACGCCCTAAATCGCACTCAAAAGATTTTAGAAGTAGCAGATATAGCGCTATTAGTTTTAGATGCTAGTGAGCCATTTACTGAGCTTGATGAGAGAATAGCTGGATTAGTTGGCAAATTTGAGCTTGGCGTAATCATTGTACTAAATAAATGGGATAAAGATCATGATGAGTTTGATAAGGTAGCTTTTGAGATTAGAGATAGATTTAAATTCCTAGCTTATGCTCCAATTATAAGCGTTTCAGCCCTTGGCGGCAAAAGAATCCACAAGCTCTACCCTTTAATCCAAGAGATATATCAAAACTACACACAAAGGATTAAAACCTCTGAACTAAACGCATTAATAGAAGAGGCTGTGCGAACTCACCCTATTCCTAGAGATCATGGTAAGATTGTTAAGATTTTCTATGCGGCTCAATTTGGGTTTGCACCTCCTAAAATTGCATTGGTAATGAATAAACCAAGATCTTTACACTTTAGTTATAAGCGATACTTGTTAAATAAGCTTAGAGAGAGATTTAATCTAAATGGGACTCCTGTAGTTCTAATACCAAAAAACAAGGGCAAAAGTGAGACAGACATATAA
- a CDS encoding MlaE family ABC transporter permease has product MGKFEFNGDILRLSGAWDYRASKSELKRLKSLKPSKIDLANLEHIDYSIAIFISKNLGEFELINSNDKFDKIFALVRDKGILGLAIYKPSNINSLEKIGKIIIDIRVNIINFCIFLGQFLFVLIAGIKEPFKIRFQELSNHIVSAGLGAVGIVGLTSFLIGIVLAYQGASMLNQFGASIYVVDIMGIMTLREVGPLIAAIVIAGRSASSFTAQIGVMKITEEIEAMKTMGFDPFKFVVMPRIVALIIAVPLVVFLANAISIFAQMIVCKLYLDFSFYEYSQRFKESVELRHFFVGMLKTPFFGAIIGLIGCMRGFEVSGSTSSVGELTTRSVVNAIFWIIALDALFSVIYTELDI; this is encoded by the coding sequence ATGGGTAAATTTGAATTTAATGGAGATATTTTGCGTCTTAGCGGGGCGTGGGATTATAGGGCTAGTAAGAGTGAATTAAAAAGATTAAAAAGCTTAAAGCCATCTAAGATTGACTTAGCAAATTTAGAACATATAGATTATTCAATAGCGATATTTATCTCTAAGAATTTAGGTGAATTTGAGCTGATTAATTCTAATGATAAATTTGATAAAATCTTTGCCTTAGTGCGAGATAAAGGGATTTTAGGCTTAGCTATTTATAAGCCAAGTAATATAAATTCGCTTGAGAAAATTGGCAAAATAATTATTGATATACGAGTAAATATTATCAATTTTTGTATATTTTTGGGGCAGTTTTTGTTTGTATTGATTGCTGGAATTAAAGAGCCTTTTAAGATTAGATTTCAAGAGCTATCTAATCATATAGTTAGTGCTGGTCTTGGAGCTGTTGGTATAGTCGGGCTTACTAGTTTTTTAATCGGTATTGTACTTGCTTATCAAGGTGCTAGTATGCTTAATCAGTTTGGTGCTAGTATATATGTAGTTGATATTATGGGGATTATGACACTTCGTGAGGTTGGCCCGCTTATTGCTGCTATTGTTATAGCTGGTAGATCAGCATCTAGCTTTACAGCACAAATTGGAGTTATGAAGATCACTGAAGAGATAGAGGCGATGAAGACTATGGGTTTTGATCCATTTAAATTTGTAGTTATGCCTAGAATTGTGGCGCTTATAATTGCTGTGCCTTTAGTGGTGTTTTTAGCTAATGCTATTAGTATTTTTGCACAGATGATAGTGTGTAAATTATATTTAGATTTTAGCTTTTATGAGTATTCACAAAGATTTAAAGAGAGTGTAGAACTTAGGCACTTTTTTGTTGGAATGCTTAAGACTCCATTTTTTGGTGCGATAATAGGGCTTATTGGTTGTATGAGAGGATTTGAAGTTAGCGGAAGCACTAGTAGTGTAGGTGAATTAACTACAAGAAGCGTAGTAAATGCGATATTTTGGATTATTGCATTAGATGCTCTATTTTCAGTAATTTATACAGAGCTTGACATATGA
- a CDS encoding AI-2E family transporter has protein sequence MSEKLHTSKIFYSGFLLVLLVALLYLFKSYLMAIVIGILLAISTLSIQNFSLRVCNNRNILATSLTMFILLGVFCLPFFYLVIAVVKYISNLDINTITSVFNQIKSYELNLPKNLEFIKPKIELFIASLDIENIIKKSLEFTSKSLSKGVDFAVDMSFIMIFIFFVHYYSRALGKYVASIAPIATKELKEIFSEVANTMSVVFYSTIANMVLQGMLFAFIASFYGYNGVLFGVLFGFASLIPIVGGALVFVPLALYELSVNGWVNALVIVVYTVVVVSTVADNFIKPGIIKFISSRLLGSQAKINELIIFFAMIAGLSSFGFWGIILGPAIVTLFIASIRVYAK, from the coding sequence ATGAGTGAAAAATTACACACTAGTAAAATTTTTTATAGTGGATTTTTGTTGGTTTTATTAGTAGCTTTACTCTACTTGTTTAAAAGCTATTTGATGGCAATTGTTATTGGAATTTTACTAGCTATATCTACACTAAGTATTCAAAATTTTAGTTTAAGAGTTTGTAATAATCGCAATATTTTAGCTACTAGTTTGACTATGTTTATATTGCTAGGGGTCTTTTGTTTGCCATTTTTTTATCTTGTGATTGCAGTGGTAAAATATATATCAAATTTAGATATAAATACTATCACATCGGTATTTAATCAAATTAAGAGTTATGAGTTAAATTTGCCTAAAAATTTGGAGTTTATAAAGCCAAAGATTGAACTATTTATAGCTAGTTTGGATATTGAAAATATTATTAAAAAAAGCTTAGAATTTACAAGTAAAAGCCTAAGCAAGGGTGTTGATTTTGCTGTAGATATGAGTTTTATTATGATATTTATATTTTTTGTACATTATTATAGTAGGGCGCTTGGTAAGTATGTAGCTAGTATCGCTCCAATAGCTACAAAAGAGCTTAAAGAGATATTTAGCGAAGTAGCAAATACAATGAGTGTGGTATTTTACTCCACTATTGCAAATATGGTCTTACAAGGTATGCTTTTTGCCTTTATCGCTAGTTTTTATGGATATAATGGGGTTTTATTTGGGGTTTTATTTGGATTTGCTTCTTTGATTCCTATAGTTGGTGGTGCTTTAGTATTTGTGCCGCTAGCACTATATGAATTAAGCGTAAATGGCTGGGTAAATGCTCTTGTTATAGTTGTTTATACTGTTGTAGTTGTATCGACTGTGGCTGATAATTTTATAAAACCAGGCATTATTAAATTTATTAGTTCAAGGCTGCTTGGGTCGCAAGCTAAGATTAATGAGCTTATAATATTTTTTGCTATGATAGCTGGGTTATCTAGTTTTGGATTTTGGGGAATTATTTTAGGTCCTGCTATTGTAACGCTATTTATAGCTTCTATTAGAGTGTATGCAAAGTGA
- the lgt gene encoding prolipoprotein diacylglyceryl transferase has translation MNPVAFSLFGINVHWYGIMYVLALLIALWAAKYFVKKDKLAISNSLLDNYFFWVEIGVILGARIGYIIIYDPNTIYYLTHPWQIFNPFVNGEFVGIRGMSYHGAVLGFIIATLLFCYKFKQNILLYLDLVAISVPLGYIFGRVGNFLNQELIGRATDVSWGIVSAGMLRHPSQLYEAVLEGLVIFIILYFYRYYKKFNGELIALYAILYPIMRFICEFYREPDFGIGFVAFGLSMGQILSIIMFGFGLWLYIWLKCTKTKKLA, from the coding sequence ATGAATCCAGTAGCATTTAGCCTATTTGGGATAAATGTACATTGGTATGGAATTATGTATGTTCTAGCGCTATTAATTGCACTTTGGGCTGCTAAATATTTTGTCAAAAAAGATAAACTAGCTATTTCAAATTCGCTTTTAGATAACTACTTTTTTTGGGTTGAAATAGGTGTAATTTTAGGAGCTAGGATAGGATATATCATCATATACGACCCAAATACTATCTATTATTTAACTCACCCATGGCAGATATTTAATCCATTTGTAAATGGCGAGTTTGTAGGTATTAGAGGGATGAGTTATCATGGTGCTGTTTTGGGATTTATCATCGCAACTTTACTATTTTGCTATAAATTTAAACAAAATATCCTTTTATATCTTGATCTTGTAGCTATTAGCGTTCCTCTTGGATATATCTTTGGTAGAGTCGGTAATTTTTTAAATCAAGAACTTATTGGTCGCGCAACAGATGTAAGCTGGGGTATAGTAAGTGCTGGAATGCTACGTCATCCTAGTCAGCTATATGAAGCCGTGCTTGAAGGGCTTGTAATATTTATAATTTTATATTTTTATAGATATTATAAAAAATTCAATGGTGAGCTAATTGCACTTTATGCAATACTATATCCTATAATGCGTTTTATATGTGAGTTTTATAGAGAGCCTGATTTTGGTATCGGGTTTGTTGCATTTGGACTTAGTATGGGTCAAATTTTATCTATTATTATGTTTGGTTTTGGTCTTTGGCTATATATCTGGCTTAAATGTACAAAAACAAAAAAGCTGGCATAA
- the ruvB gene encoding Holliday junction branch migration DNA helicase RuvB has product MDRIVEIERVSFESEYEVSLRPSSFDEYIGQDKIKANLEVFIAAAKKRGECLDHALFYGPPGLGKTTLAHIIASKMGANIKITSAPMIEKSGDLAAILTNLEEGDVLFIDEIHRLSPAIEEVLYSAMEDFRLDIIIGSGPAAQTIKIDIPKFTLIGATTRAGMISAPLRDRFGMQFRLQFYTADELGKIITLAAKKLGKLATKEASLEIARRSRGTPRIALRLLRRIRDFADVADEAQIGHERAKMALDNLGVNELGFDEMDLKYLNILAYSTRALGLSTIAAALSEDEGTIEDVIEPYLLSNGYIQRTAKGRILSDETYKIFGKTPPQNTVVQTQKGLFDE; this is encoded by the coding sequence TTGGATAGGATTGTAGAGATTGAAAGAGTTAGCTTTGAAAGCGAGTATGAGGTCAGTCTAAGGCCTTCAAGTTTTGATGAATATATAGGTCAAGATAAGATTAAAGCAAATTTAGAGGTATTTATCGCTGCAGCTAAAAAGCGTGGCGAGTGTCTTGATCATGCTCTATTTTATGGCCCTCCAGGACTTGGCAAAACTACACTAGCGCATATAATCGCTTCAAAAATGGGAGCAAATATTAAGATAACTTCAGCACCAATGATAGAAAAAAGTGGCGATTTGGCCGCAATTTTAACTAATCTAGAAGAGGGCGATGTGCTATTTATTGATGAGATTCATCGCCTTAGTCCAGCTATTGAAGAGGTGCTTTATTCTGCTATGGAGGATTTTAGGCTTGATATTATTATAGGTAGTGGTCCTGCGGCTCAAACTATTAAGATTGATATACCTAAATTTACCCTAATAGGTGCTACAACTAGAGCTGGAATGATCTCAGCACCTCTTCGTGATCGCTTTGGAATGCAGTTTAGATTGCAGTTTTACACTGCTGATGAGCTTGGTAAAATTATCACTTTAGCAGCTAAGAAGCTTGGTAAATTAGCTACTAAAGAAGCAAGTTTAGAGATAGCAAGGCGTAGCCGTGGTACTCCTAGGATTGCACTTAGACTGCTTAGAAGAATTAGAGATTTTGCTGATGTAGCTGATGAGGCTCAAATCGGCCATGAAAGAGCTAAAATGGCACTTGATAATCTTGGTGTAAATGAGCTTGGATTTGATGAGATGGATCTAAAATATTTAAATATCTTAGCTTACTCTACTAGGGCGCTTGGATTATCTACCATTGCTGCAGCACTAAGCGAAGATGAGGGTACTATAGAAGATGTGATTGAGCCATATTTATTAAGTAATGGCTATATTCAAAGGACAGCTAAGGGGCGAATTTTAAGCGATGAAACATATAAAATATTTGGCAAAACTCCACCGCAAAATACAGTAGTTCAAACCCAAAAAGGGCTTTTTGATGAGTGA
- the panB gene encoding 3-methyl-2-oxobutanoate hydroxymethyltransferase, which yields MKKIKIDDLIAKKNREKIVMITAYDALFARLFDEFADMILIGDSLNMSFGGSSETLGISVDEMIYHTKAVQRATKRAFLVVDMPFGSVITPKIALKNAVKIYKNTFCDAIKIEGGKEMADTIKLLNQNGIAVIAHIGLKPQLSRQEGGYKVAGRDENAAQSIIEDALALEKAGAKMVLIEGVPSELGKRVTQALKVPTIGIGAGAGCDGQVLVWSDAFGFYDEFKPKFVKRYMQGAKMVREAMKNYADDVRSVKFPSAEYEYSK from the coding sequence GTGAAAAAAATAAAAATAGATGATCTAATCGCAAAGAAAAATAGAGAAAAAATTGTAATGATCACAGCCTATGATGCGTTATTTGCAAGGCTTTTTGATGAGTTTGCTGATATGATTTTGATTGGCGATAGTTTAAATATGAGTTTTGGTGGTTCTAGCGAGACTTTAGGTATTAGTGTTGATGAGATGATATATCATACAAAGGCTGTACAAAGAGCTACTAAAAGGGCATTTTTAGTCGTTGATATGCCTTTTGGTTCAGTTATAACACCAAAAATTGCATTGAAAAATGCTGTAAAAATTTATAAAAATACCTTTTGCGATGCTATCAAGATTGAAGGCGGTAAAGAGATGGCTGATACAATAAAGCTATTAAATCAAAATGGTATTGCTGTTATTGCTCATATTGGGCTAAAGCCTCAGCTATCACGCCAAGAAGGTGGATACAAAGTAGCTGGAAGAGATGAAAATGCTGCTCAATCTATAATTGAAGATGCTTTAGCACTTGAAAAAGCTGGAGCTAAAATGGTGCTAATAGAAGGCGTACCAAGTGAATTGGGTAAAAGGGTTACACAAGCACTTAAAGTGCCTACAATTGGCATTGGAGCTGGAGCTGGTTGCGATGGGCAGGTGCTAGTATGGAGCGATGCGTTTGGGTTTTATGATGAGTTTAAACCTAAATTTGTAAAAAGATATATGCAAGGGGCAAAGATGGTGCGTGAAGCTATGAAAAATTACGCCGATGATGTAAGAAGTGTTAAATTTCCAAGTGCAGAATATGAATATAGCAAATAG
- a CDS encoding phage integrase central domain-containing protein, with product MANISKANLLDKDIRSLEILSKQYKKKVGNPKELYIWINPSGMKTFSVEYQRNKFKKIGEFREGIYSVAEARRDDLKILKELESGKEINTIMGKDEKYLYKNLFNTYIKQKLKNGISQSYITKITKQHQNYILPSFGNKDIKTIKYSDIFAVLNAIFNPNNSRTSRLETIHRLINDIDKVFSLAQRDEYITYNPSKELHRAFPTASRFTLDKFVDTRLPALTDKEKIKEFIIDLKMDNKLD from the coding sequence ATGGCAAATATCTCAAAGGCAAATTTGCTAGATAAAGATATAAGAAGCTTAGAAATTTTATCTAAACAATACAAAAAGAAAGTTGGCAATCCAAAAGAGCTTTATATTTGGATTAATCCAAGTGGTATGAAAACTTTTTCAGTAGAATATCAAAGAAATAAATTTAAAAAAATAGGTGAGTTTAGAGAAGGTATTTATAGCGTAGCTGAAGCTAGGCGTGATGACTTAAAGATTTTAAAAGAGCTTGAGAGCGGTAAAGAGATAAATACAATTATGGGTAAAGATGAAAAATATCTATATAAAAATTTATTTAACACATATATCAAGCAAAAATTAAAAAATGGCATAAGCCAAAGCTACATAACTAAAATAACCAAACAACACCAAAACTATATCTTACCAAGCTTTGGCAATAAAGATATAAAAACTATAAAATATTCTGATATTTTTGCGGTTTTAAATGCTATTTTTAATCCTAATAACTCACGCACTTCAAGACTAGAGACAATCCACCGCTTAATCAATGATATTGATAAAGTTTTTAGCTTAGCTCAAAGAGATGAATATATCACCTATAATCCAAGTAAAGAGTTACATAGAGCATTTCCTACTGCTAGTCGCTTTACGCTTGATAAATTTGTAGATACTAGACTTCCAGCCTTAACCGATAAAGAAAAAATTAAAGAGTTTATCATAGATTTAAAGATGGATAATAAGCTTGATTAA
- a CDS encoding phosphorelay protein: MGLLKQLEADYDLDIIEDYLTHFGVMTGLLDKLIVNLSRDDEFDANSYELNRIFHNIKTASEYLKLSPIVKLTTIVEDITNRLKSRRGVGATASNELIDWLLLVADQMQGYLDDIENDEIYLRILNPKIIAIPNEIFN, translated from the coding sequence ATGGGTTTATTAAAACAGCTAGAAGCAGATTATGATCTAGACATTATCGAGGATTATCTCACGCATTTTGGTGTGATGACTGGACTCCTTGATAAACTCATTGTAAATTTAAGCCGTGATGATGAGTTTGATGCTAATAGCTATGAGCTTAATAGAATTTTTCATAATATCAAAACAGCAAGCGAGTATCTAAAACTTAGCCCGATTGTCAAACTAACAACTATAGTAGAAGATATCACAAACAGGCTAAAATCTAGGCGAGGAGTAGGTGCTACTGCTTCAAATGAGCTTATCGACTGGCTACTTTTAGTAGCTGATCAGATGCAAGGCTACTTAGATGATATAGAAAATGATGAGATATATTTAAGAATTCTAAATCCTAAAATTATCGCTATTCCAAATGAAATTTTTAATTAA